One genomic region from Candidatus Palauibacter polyketidifaciens encodes:
- a CDS encoding aminotransferase class V-fold PLP-dependent enzyme, whose translation MNTSRRSFLRRSAGALALAPIVPVGRLALHAGRDGAIPDPGTHSSADAGSRSDGPGRPQEAWVARARAEIPASTESLYFQTGGIGPAPNAVIDHVQERLVFQNRSPAEPRIADEMARIEPDLRAQLARVFGAETEEVALTHSTSEGISIVAWSLNWEPGDEVVISNTEHPANVVPWYVLRDRFGIAIREIDLSPGTVLIDEVRDRLSDRTRMVSISHVSRNNGRTLRSDESAELGDLLRSRGVRYHLDGAQGPGCVPTDFRALGCDGYSTCGHKWLLGPKGTGALFVRREMLDDVQLSWAGSHSHATMDYEGAYTLLPSAARYEFGTRALADFAGFARAVDWMENIGLERIEGRIQSLVDHAIEIVDRTDGLGVSSPRARPDRSGVFVVQLPEGCDATQLYNDLREDEGILASPVREERDFRLSVHFFNTRDEIDAAIAAIAERCS comes from the coding sequence ATGAACACGAGTCGACGCAGCTTCCTCCGCCGGTCCGCGGGCGCGCTGGCGCTGGCCCCGATCGTGCCCGTGGGGCGGCTCGCCCTGCACGCCGGACGGGATGGCGCGATCCCCGACCCTGGGACCCACTCGTCGGCCGACGCGGGTTCGCGGTCCGACGGTCCGGGTCGCCCGCAGGAAGCCTGGGTGGCCCGCGCGCGGGCCGAGATCCCCGCCTCGACCGAGAGTCTGTACTTCCAGACGGGCGGGATCGGCCCCGCCCCGAACGCGGTCATCGACCACGTCCAGGAACGACTCGTCTTCCAGAACCGGAGCCCGGCGGAACCCCGTATTGCGGACGAGATGGCGCGGATCGAGCCCGACCTGCGGGCCCAACTGGCGCGCGTGTTCGGGGCCGAGACCGAGGAGGTCGCGCTCACGCACAGCACCTCCGAGGGGATCTCCATCGTCGCCTGGAGCCTGAACTGGGAGCCGGGGGACGAGGTCGTGATCTCCAACACGGAACACCCCGCCAACGTCGTCCCGTGGTACGTCCTCCGGGACCGGTTCGGGATCGCGATCCGCGAGATCGACCTGAGCCCCGGAACCGTACTCATCGACGAGGTTCGCGACCGGCTCTCCGACCGCACGCGGATGGTGAGCATCAGCCACGTGTCGCGGAACAACGGACGGACGCTGCGGAGCGACGAGTCCGCGGAACTGGGCGATCTGCTGCGCTCGCGCGGCGTGCGCTACCACCTCGACGGCGCGCAGGGCCCCGGCTGCGTCCCGACCGACTTCCGCGCCCTCGGCTGCGACGGCTATTCGACCTGCGGCCACAAGTGGCTGCTCGGTCCCAAGGGCACGGGCGCGCTCTTCGTGCGCCGGGAGATGCTCGACGACGTGCAGCTCAGCTGGGCCGGCTCCCACAGCCACGCGACGATGGACTACGAGGGTGCGTACACCCTGCTCCCCAGCGCCGCCCGCTACGAGTTCGGCACCCGCGCGCTGGCCGACTTCGCCGGCTTCGCCCGCGCCGTCGACTGGATGGAGAACATCGGCCTGGAGAGGATCGAGGGCCGGATCCAGTCGCTCGTCGACCACGCGATCGAGATTGTCGACCGCACGGACGGGCTGGGCGTGTCGTCCCCCCGGGCGCGCCCCGACCGCTCAGGCGTATTCGTCGTTCAACTGCCCGAGGGATGCGACGCCACGCAGCTCTACAACGACCTGCGCGAAGACGAGGGAATCCTCGCCTCCCCGGTGCGAGAGGAGCGCGACTTCCGGCTATCCGTCCACTTCTTCAACACCCGCGACGAGATCGACGCCGCGATCGCGGCCATCGCGGAGCGCTGCAGCTGA
- a CDS encoding type II toxin-antitoxin system VapC family toxin, with the protein MRLLLDTHAFLWWVSDWDRIAEPARDAISDPGNEVFVSAVSGWEIGTKKAKGRLTAPDNLADVVEEKRLAHLPLTFEHAERAATLPPHHRDPFDRMLIAQAQAEGLVLITRDARIPLYDVSTIRA; encoded by the coding sequence GTGCGGCTGCTGCTCGACACGCACGCCTTCCTCTGGTGGGTGTCCGACTGGGACCGGATCGCCGAGCCGGCCCGGGACGCCATCTCGGATCCCGGCAACGAAGTGTTCGTGAGCGCCGTCTCGGGCTGGGAAATCGGGACCAAAAAGGCCAAGGGCCGGCTTACGGCACCGGACAACCTGGCGGACGTGGTAGAAGAAAAGCGGTTGGCGCACCTTCCACTGACGTTCGAGCACGCGGAGCGGGCCGCGACGCTGCCTCCGCACCATCGTGACCCGTTCGACAGAATGCTCATCGCCCAGGCGCAGGCGGAAGGGTTGGTTCTGATCACGCGAGACGCGCGGATCCCCCTCTACGACGTGTCTACGATCAGGGCCTGA
- a CDS encoding type II toxin-antitoxin system prevent-host-death family antitoxin: protein MKVNMHEAKSQLSRLARLAREGEDVVICNSGRPWVRLTPYRESVEPRQPGGLEGQIVIGPDFDDDDDEIIAAFEDSPIFPSAD from the coding sequence GTGAAGGTCAACATGCATGAGGCGAAGTCACAGTTGTCCCGCCTGGCCAGGCTGGCGCGGGAAGGGGAAGATGTGGTGATCTGCAATTCGGGACGACCGTGGGTGCGCCTGACGCCCTACCGGGAATCCGTCGAACCTCGACAGCCGGGAGGTCTCGAGGGTCAGATCGTGATCGGTCCGGACTTCGATGACGACGACGACGAGATCATTGCGGCGTTCGAAGACTCCCCGATCTTCCCGAGCGCTGACTGA
- the alr gene encoding alanine racemase, with the protein MDRPSPPLPRRRFLHLTGVALGLAATSGCATAARTRSPGAGLLSAAGTADRTWTPERFDPWIELDRAAWTHNVREAARLASGRPILAVVKNNAYGLGDRAVGPLLAGMPEVGGIASVRVEEALAMREEGVTKPIVVMAEGSEDEIEELARHDVLQSVWLDDAPARLRSVSRRLGRPVPVQLFIDTGMNREGMPYTRARGWIEELVQSEYVDVNGTYTMFMHDLDFNREQLARFEELLAWARGKSLPLGTLHASPSFELFNLPEAHYDMVRPGNALFGNHLSGGEGARDMADLRPVFRMNARVVRVERLEPGDSAGFRHTFTADRATWVALLPVGRTDGYPSEANGTCEVLINGRLYPVAGGVNSAHTILDIGPEKTVEVGDVATLVGPDHPSVLPHTVAERTGRGFLGIIQAMNARLPRRVV; encoded by the coding sequence ATGGATCGCCCGTCACCGCCTCTTCCGCGCCGCCGCTTTCTCCACCTGACCGGGGTCGCCCTGGGCCTCGCCGCGACCTCCGGCTGCGCGACCGCCGCGAGGACGCGCAGTCCAGGCGCTGGCCTGTTATCCGCCGCCGGCACCGCCGACCGCACCTGGACTCCCGAGCGCTTCGACCCGTGGATCGAACTCGACCGCGCCGCCTGGACCCACAACGTCCGCGAGGCCGCGCGGCTGGCGAGCGGCCGCCCCATCCTCGCGGTCGTGAAGAACAACGCGTACGGCCTGGGCGACCGTGCGGTCGGGCCGCTCCTCGCCGGGATGCCCGAGGTGGGCGGCATCGCCTCCGTGCGCGTAGAGGAAGCGCTCGCCATGCGCGAGGAAGGCGTGACCAAGCCCATCGTGGTCATGGCCGAGGGATCCGAGGATGAGATCGAGGAGCTGGCGAGGCACGACGTGCTCCAGTCCGTGTGGCTGGACGATGCGCCCGCGCGGCTGCGGAGCGTGTCCCGGCGACTCGGCCGTCCCGTGCCCGTCCAGCTCTTCATCGATACGGGGATGAACCGGGAGGGGATGCCGTACACCCGCGCGCGCGGCTGGATCGAGGAACTCGTGCAGAGCGAATACGTCGACGTGAACGGCACCTACACCATGTTCATGCACGATCTCGACTTCAACCGGGAGCAGCTCGCGCGCTTCGAGGAACTCCTCGCATGGGCCCGCGGGAAGAGCCTCCCCCTCGGCACCCTCCACGCCTCACCCTCCTTCGAGCTGTTCAACCTGCCCGAGGCGCACTACGACATGGTGCGGCCCGGGAACGCGCTGTTCGGAAACCACCTTTCCGGCGGCGAAGGCGCCCGGGACATGGCCGACCTCAGGCCCGTGTTTCGCATGAATGCGCGCGTGGTGCGGGTCGAACGCCTCGAGCCGGGCGACAGCGCGGGCTTCCGCCACACCTTCACCGCCGACCGGGCCACCTGGGTGGCGCTGCTGCCGGTCGGCCGTACCGACGGCTATCCGTCCGAGGCGAACGGGACCTGCGAGGTACTGATCAACGGCCGCCTGTACCCCGTCGCCGGAGGCGTCAACTCCGCGCACACGATTCTCGACATCGGTCCGGAGAAGACGGTCGAGGTCGGCGACGTCGCCACCCTCGTCGGCCCCGACCATCCGTCCGTGCTCCCCCACACCGTCGCCGAGCGGACCGGCCGCGGCTTCCTCGGCATCATCCAGGCCATGAACGCGCGGCTCCCGAGACGAGTGGTGTAG
- a CDS encoding cation:dicarboxylase symporter family transporter gives MTARGRRRRNVPAYVWTILALVAGLAAGGFLPVPLAPVADATATLIAWVVAVVPLLILAALSPAIATLIRRGLAGRFAGAVVLWYVFTSTVAGLIAVVTSATIFRIPLTAGDRGVWTEAAAMLRSLGEGGASWPLLAILAGVLLGAFGARHDPIYRVLRSIADSIEKAGGKLAYVMLPLILAFGITLGVRFGASLGLSHYLTMAAYTGALVLVWWAFYTFVLVRRVGRRPVGPVLSEYYVPTAVFAAGTCSSLATLPVNLANAKKIGVRDEVADFVLPFGAVANLDASALAYVAYGPFVVSHVFGLELSWMMMLAAWPAVVLFTIAAPGLPAGMGTALWSATLFASMLGLEGQAQGEFIASWIALSGGIPDMLRTATNTTGDGYTAIIFDGRFDEFFARDRG, from the coding sequence GTGACGGCCCGAGGGCGGCGGAGGCGTAACGTCCCCGCGTACGTCTGGACGATCCTGGCGCTGGTGGCGGGTCTGGCCGCGGGCGGGTTCCTCCCCGTGCCGCTCGCGCCGGTGGCCGACGCCACGGCCACGCTCATCGCCTGGGTGGTCGCCGTCGTGCCGCTGCTGATCCTTGCCGCCCTCAGCCCGGCCATCGCCACGCTGATTCGGCGCGGGCTCGCCGGGCGCTTCGCGGGCGCCGTCGTCCTCTGGTACGTCTTCACGTCGACCGTCGCCGGGCTCATCGCTGTCGTGACCTCCGCCACGATCTTTCGCATCCCGCTGACCGCCGGGGACCGGGGTGTGTGGACCGAAGCCGCGGCCATGCTGCGGAGCCTCGGGGAGGGCGGAGCCTCGTGGCCGCTGCTCGCGATCCTCGCCGGAGTTCTGCTCGGAGCCTTCGGCGCCCGGCACGATCCGATCTACCGCGTGCTTCGGAGCATCGCCGACTCGATCGAGAAGGCGGGCGGGAAGCTGGCCTACGTCATGCTCCCGCTCATCCTCGCCTTCGGCATCACCCTGGGCGTGCGCTTCGGCGCGAGCCTGGGGCTGTCGCACTATCTGACGATGGCCGCCTATACGGGCGCGCTCGTCCTGGTCTGGTGGGCGTTCTACACGTTCGTGCTCGTGCGGAGGGTCGGACGCCGGCCCGTGGGGCCCGTTCTGAGCGAGTACTACGTGCCGACTGCGGTCTTCGCCGCGGGCACGTGTTCGTCGCTGGCGACGCTCCCGGTCAACCTCGCCAACGCGAAGAAGATCGGCGTCCGCGACGAGGTGGCCGACTTCGTGCTCCCGTTCGGCGCCGTCGCGAACCTGGACGCCAGCGCGCTGGCCTACGTCGCATACGGACCCTTCGTCGTGAGCCATGTGTTCGGCCTGGAATTGAGCTGGATGATGATGCTCGCCGCCTGGCCCGCCGTCGTCCTGTTCACGATCGCCGCTCCCGGGCTCCCCGCCGGGATGGGGACGGCGCTGTGGAGCGCGACGCTGTTCGCGAGCATGCTGGGGCTCGAAGGTCAGGCGCAGGGCGAGTTCATCGCGAGTTGGATCGCGCTCTCCGGGGGCAT